One Mustelus asterias chromosome 10, sMusAst1.hap1.1, whole genome shotgun sequence DNA window includes the following coding sequences:
- the LOC144499602 gene encoding collagenase 3-like — MLNYVSKSSLSKKIRKMQKLFGLEITGNLDSATMEVMQKPRCGVPDVAEYNHFPGTIKWKKNKITYRILNYTLDISSTDVDTAIRRALKVWSDVTPLKFTRIFEGEADIMISFGAREHGDNYPFDGPNGLLAHAFPPAAGIGGDTHFDEDETWTMGSNGYNLFLVAAHEFGHALGLAHSSDPGALMFPTYTFTRMNEFRLSQDDVNGIQALYGASNEINPSPRPPPPKTPEKCDPYLSFDAVAGLRGEMVFFKDRFLWRRHPQLPDADLSLISSFWPTIPKKIDAAYENLKMDSLIVIKGNKYWAINGYDVMPGYPKNIHRFGIPKSVRKIDAAVHIRSTSKTLFFAGGQYWSYDETKQAMDEGYPRPIVDDWPGIPGRLDAAFEQHGYIYFFRGPTQFLFNTRERRVFHMNRINHWVGC; from the exons ATGTTAAACTACGTATCGAAGAGTTCCCTGTCCAAAAAGATTAGGAAAATGCAAAAACTCTTTGGTCTTGAGATAACTGGAAATCTGGACTCTGCAACGATGGAAGTCATGCAGAAACCTCGATGTGGAGTCCCTGACGTTGCTGAATATAATCACTTCCCAGGAACTATTAAATGGAAAAAGAATAAAATAACATACAG AATTTTAAACTATACGCTGGATATTTCATCTACTGATGTGGACACTGCAATTAGGAGAGCTTTGAAGGTTTGGAGTGACGTCACACCTCTGAAGTTCACAAGAATCTTTGAAGGAGAAGCTGACATCATGATCTCATTCGGGGCTCGAG AACATGGTGACAATTATCcatttgatggaccaaatggattACTGGCCCACGCTTTTCCACCTGCAGCTGGCATTGGGGGAGACACTCACTTTGATGAAGATGAAACCTGGACAATGGGATCAAATG GATATAACTTGTTCCTTGTGGCAGCCCATGAGTTTGGCCATGCATTGGGACTGGCTCACTCTAGTGATCCTGGGGCATTGATGTTCCCCACATACACATTTACAAGAATGAATGAGTTCCGTCTTTCTCAGGATGATGTGAATGGAATCCAGGCTCTCTATG GTGCATCAAATGAGATCAATCCAAGCCCCAGGCCACCACCACCAAAGACGCCAGAAAAATGCGATCCTTACTTGTCCTTTGACGCAGTTGCTGGACTTCGGGGAGAGATGGTATTTTTCAAAGACAG GTTTTTATGGAGGAGACATCCACAACTTCCTGATGCTGATCTGTCTTTAATTAGCTCATTCTGGCCAACGATTCCCAAAAAGATTGATGCTGCGTATGAAAATCTGAAGATGGATTCCCTTATTGTCATTAAAG GAAACAAATACTGGGCCATCAATGGCTATGATGTCATGCCAGGTTATCCAAAGAACATCCATCGATTTGGAATTCCAAAATCCGTCAGGAAAATAGATGCAGCTGTTCACATTAGGTCAACTTCAAAGACTTTATTCTTTGCAGGAGGCCAATACTGGAG TTACGATGAGACTAAACAAGCCATGGATGAAGGTTACCCACGCCCGATAGTAGATGACTGgccaggcattcctggaagattgGATGCAGCATTTGAACAGCACG GGTATATTTACTTCTTCCGTGGACCAACTCAATTCCTGTTCAACACCAGAGAACGACGAGTGTTTCACATGAACAGAATCAACCACTGGGTGGGCTGTTAG